The proteins below are encoded in one region of Misgurnus anguillicaudatus chromosome 24, ASM2758022v2, whole genome shotgun sequence:
- the tex26 gene encoding testis-expressed protein 26, whose protein sequence is MVKSRQSWQIMVRVFNFYSKEVKFTFAYERLYLVINSRLHFQLDKRLETYETSHKRDFVYRPISSTPILRPKTSKIYRNYALGHPVGATAYSEDFCWRPVAKSDCIRSATASGYRRNNPHPSQAFMVWGYSADQLKSLADSSSPYSRQLTEQDVQKALSAQYRSTYRVDFLGLPQGIIKNRIIHAPSIRSHHYDTQTEMRHNYRQPILKPELLGNNSRYGCNKLHGVAVSGIEEALFINTLHKKVTVLIYSYTCRLNTRITNFLYILVPTVVHSDINNQRICKQQTTYNKHFGSQHADVSVLNSKQFCKHPASEKDVKTLVHIASPSTHDWRVKKTEILPQALHTLERMSAWPGPL, encoded by the exons ATGGTCAAGTCAAGACAGTCATGGCAAATTATGGTTAGAGTATTCAATTTTTATTCAAAGGAAGTTAAATTTACGTTTGCTTATGAGCGATTATATTTGGTTATTAACAGTAGGCTACATTTTCAACTAGATAAAAGATTGGAAACATATGAGACCTCACATAAACGAGATTTCGTCTATAGACCTATCTCTTCTACTCCAATTTTAAG accaaaaacatCCAAGATCTATAGAAACTATGCATTGGGTCATCCTGTGGGCGCAACTGCATATAGTGAAGACTTCTGCTGGAGGCCTGTTGCAAAGAGTGACTGCATAAGATCTGCCACAGCATCTGGATACAGAAGAAATAACCCACATCCAAGCCAG GCATTTATGGTATGGGGCTATTCTGCCGATCAATTGAAAAGCCTTGCTGATAGCAGTTCACCGTATTCAAGGCAATTGACTGAGCAGGATGTCCAAAAAGCTCTGAGTGCCCAGTACAGGTCCACATACAGGGTAGATTTTCTTGGACTACCCCAAG GGATTATAAAGAACCGTATAATCCATGCACCTTCAATCCGTAGTCATCATTACGATACCCAGACCGAAATGAGACACAACTATCGTCAACCTATACTGAAACCTGAGCTATTGGGGAACAATTCTCGCTATGGATGTAATAAGCTGCATGGTGTTGCAGTGAGTGGTATTG AAGAGGCACTCTTTATAAATACTTTACATAAAAAAGTTACTGTACTAATATATAGCTATACATGCAGACTTAACACAAGAATAACAAATTTTCTGTACATCTTAGTCCCCACAGTAGTTCACAGTGACATCAATAACCAAAGAATCTGTAAACAGCAGACCACCTACAATAAACATTTTGGAAGCCAACATGCAGATGTCTCAGTGCTTAATTCAAAACAGTTTTGTAAGCATCCTGCATCTGAGAAAG ATGtgaaaacattggtgcacataGCCAGCCCCTCTACTCATGACTGGAGGGTGAAAAAAACGGAAATACTCCCACAAGCCCTTCACACACTAGAAAGGATGTCAGCATGGCCTGGGCCTTTATAA
- the hmgb1b gene encoding high mobility group protein B1b, which yields MGKDPKKPRGKMSSYAYFVQTCREEHKKKHPEASVNFSEFSKKCSERWKTMSAKEKGKFEDMAKQDKVRYEREMKNYIPPKGEKKRRFKDPNAPKRPPSAFFIFCGDYRPKIKGENPGLTIGDIAKKLGEMWNSSSAEVKQPYEKKAAKLKEKYDKDIAIYRTKGVAGLSKKDGGEDDDEDEDEDEEDEEDDEEDDE from the exons ATGGGTAAAGATCCAAAAAAGCCCAGAGGAAAGATGTCCTCTTATGCTTACTTTGTGCAAACGTGTCGTGAAGAACACAAAAAGAAGCACCCCGAGGCCTCTGTTAACTTCTCTGAATTCTCCAAGAAATGTTCAGAGCGATGGAAG ACAATGTCTGCCAAAGAAAAGGGTAAGTTTGAGGACATGGCCAAACAAGATAAGGTTCGCTATGAGAGAGAGATGAAGAACTACATCCCACCTAAGGGTGAGAAGAAGCGGCGATTTAAGGATCCTAATGCACCCAAGAGACCACC GTCAGCATTCTTCATTTTCTGTGGTGATTATCGCCCTAAAATTAAGGGTGAGAACCCAGGTCTGACCATTGGAGACATTGCCAAGAAGCTTGGAGAAATGTGGAACAGCTCATCTGCTGAGGTGAAGCAACCGTATGAGAAGAAGGCTGCAAAGCTTAAGGAGAAGTATGACAAG GATATCGCAATATACCGCACAAAGGGAGTTGCAGGCTTGTCCAAAAAAGATGGTGGGGAAGATGATGACGAGGACGAAGACGAAGATGAGGAGGACGAAGAAGATGACGAGGAAGACGATGAGTAG
- the wdr95 gene encoding cilia- and flagella-associated protein 337 isoform X2 encodes MEHVVTLGNLKNLKQAFDEFAKAGINKLDYPQFHSVVKACAGLHVIKDTQIRQLFMKIDYTCDGKIEWHEFCTYMYLENKEKEETMRRSKMAAFMLPAKIKNLCRGEPVIEVQITPDGTVVTVREDGLVNYWSSTLQLKNNKNVFPKRPAGRTRKRATDFALMTEYNKLIIATGTREIQIYDFSSLEPWCQISALETVPLNLDYCCTGPDECLILYGDTEGCVNIILMTSVGETLRLWKNLPQLENMPNISLDHAVQYPDVTYMRWKIHQDWVSKVKYIHSIPAIMSASNHEDSALVMGCLLPSIDLHQRMNDISEEERFKKITLGKTQRRPACDQTVFAVRKGVMAFDFSKSENLLVTGGMDKLLRLWSPYMHERPTAILKGHTAPIAYLCIASEDGHIFSVSRDNTAKIWHIRDKACLFTANPQESQIQRELSACRYSPAVKGLYIATDSLALLSMQKKSQHTGIVSHSEPVMCCGYSEEFRQVVSCSEGSVVKVWDLDTGAHVFEYGCAHGQSAISCLAFDSRGRRLVTGGRDGCLKMWNFNNGRCIKIFSKDGKQEEICDCSFVTLHRSAFVISVGWGHRIDIYSDSIEETRFNQKPKPSWPQDVREGHKDDILCIAHCAPHLLATGSDDGEVIVWNVVSGRILCRFQTPQSPDPTRTFVKKAGVLSLIFLKTRAFVTEMSSSAWLISSGSQGSVNFWSVLIGGKFISSFQASHLKQEIVKLALLQDDSLLFTADHAGYISVYNVKKYALQPEAKPPQRVNFWRAHISSITGLKIIENDQFLLTSSVDCSVRLWNIHGDFIGTFGQTEIWNIYNPSSWKHPSVPHEVLVDPLSMPSHPIMEEEISLPDLHNLGINENVNSEVRCL; translated from the exons ATGGAGCATGTGGTGACTCTTGGCAATCTTAAGAATCTTAAACAGGCTTTTGAT GAGTTTGCAAAGGCCGGCATCAACAAACTTGATTACCCACAATTCCATTCTGTTGTAAAAGCATGTGCGGGTTTACATGTCATT AAAGATACTCAAATTCGGCAACTTTTCATGAAGATTGATTACACTTGTGATGGCAAGATCGAGTGG cATGAATTTTGCACGTACATGTACCTTGAGAACAAAGAAAAAGAGGAGACAATGCGTCGCAGTAAGATGGCGGCTTTCATGTTGCCGGCTAAAATTAAGAATCTGTGTCGTGGAGAACCTGTTATTGAGGTTCAGATCACTCCTGATGGCACCGTTGTCACCGTCAGAGAAGATGGGCTTGTCAACTACTGGAGCTCTACGCTTCAGCTGAAGAACAATAAGAATGTGTTT CCTAAGAGACCTGCCGGTCGAACGCGAAAACGAGCCACTGATTTTGCCCTCATGACAGAGTACAATAAACTGATTATTGCAACAGG AACCAGAGAGATTCAGATATACGACTTCTCCTCTTTGGAGCCTTGGTGTCAGATAAGTGCACTGGAAACCGTGCCTTTAAATCTGGATTACTG CTGTACTGGCCCAGATGAATGTCTCATTTTATACGGGGACACTGAG GGCTGTGTGAACATCATCCTAATGACGTCGGTCGGGGAGACGCTCAG GTTGTGGAAAAACTTACCGCAGTTGGAGAACATGCCAAACATCAGCCTTGATCATGCAGTTCAATATCCAGATGTAACATACATGAGATGGAAAATCCACCAAGACTGGGTGTCCAAG GTGAAATACATTCACAGCATTCCTGCCATCATGTCTGCATCCAACCATGAAGACTCCGCCCTTGTTATgg GATGCCTTCTACCATCAATCGACCTTCACCAAAGAATGAATGACATCTCTGAAGaagaaagatttaaaaaaattacacttgGCAAAACACAGCGGAGGCCAGCCTGCGACCAAACGGTCTTCGCTGTTCGTAAAGGAGTCATGGCCTTTGACTTTAGTAAAAGTGAAAACCTTTTGGTCACTGGTGGAATGGACAAGCTGTTGCGTTTGTGGAGCCCATACATGCATGA GAGGCCAACAGCAATTTTAAAAGGTCACACAGCACCTATTGCTTACCTCTGTATTGCCTCAGAAGACGGACACATTTTCTCGGTGTCCAGAGACAACACTGCCAAG ATATGGCATATTCGGGATAAAGCATGCCTATTCACCGCAAATCCGCAAGAAAGTCAAATACAAAGAGAATTGTCAGCATGCCGCTATTCTCCAGCCGTGAAGGGTCTTTACATTGCCACGGATTCCCTTGCTTTGCTTTCCATGCAGAAAAA ATCGCAACATACAGGCATTGTGTCCCATAGTGAGCCAGTGATGTGCTGTGGATACAGTGAGGAGTTCAGGCAGGTGGTGAGCTGCTCAGAGGGATCG GTTGTCAAAGTCTGGGACCTGGACACTGGAGCTCATGTGTTTGAATATGGATGTGCACACGGACAGTCTGCTATTTCCTGTTTGGCATTTGACAGTAGAGGAAGGAG GCTAGTGACTGGTGGAAGAGACGGCTGCCTCAAAATGTGGAACTTTAACAACGGACGGTGCATAAAGATCTTCAGTAAAG ATGGAAAACAAGAGGAAATTTGCGATTGCTCTTTTGTCACATTGCACCGGAGCGC GTTTGTGATTTCTGTTGGATGGGGCCACAGGATTGACATTTACTCT GACTCCATAGAAGAAACTCGGTTCAACCAGAAACCAAAACCTTCCTGGCCGCAGGATGTG AGAGAAGGACACAAAGACGACATTTTATGTATTGCTCACTGTGCACCCCATCTCCTGGCCACTGGTAGCGATGATGGCGAGGTTATCGTGTGGAATGTGGTGTCTGGACGAATACTGTGTCGCTTCCAGACTCCTCAGTCTCCAGACCCTACCCGTACTTTTG TAAAGAAGGCAGGCGTCCTGAGCCTTATTTTCCTAAAGACCCGGGCATTTGTCACTGAAATGTCTTCCTCTGCCTGGCTCATATCTTCAGGGTCTCAAG GTTCTGTTAACTTCTGGAGCGTTTTGATTGGCGGAAAGTTCATTTCATCTTTTCAAGCC TCCCACTTGAAGCAGGAGATCGTGAAACTTGCTTTATTACAAGACGACAGTTTGCTTTTCACAGCTGATCATGCGGGATACATTTCAGTTTACAATGTCAAGAAATACGCTCTGCAGCCTGAAGCAAAACCCCCTCAAA GGGTGAACTTCTGGCGAGCACACATCAGCAGTATCACTGG cttaaagatAATTGAGAACGACCAGTTTCTGCTCACATCTTCAGTGGACTGCTCGGTACGACTGTGGAACATCCATGGGGATTTTATAG GTACATTCGGTCAAACAGAAATTTGGAACATATACAACCCATCTTCCTGGAAGCACCCATCCGTTCCCCATGAGGTTCTTGTAGATCCATTAAGCATGCCATCTCATCCCATAATGGAGGAAGAGATCAGCCTGCCGGATCTTCATAACTTGGggataaatgaaaatgtaaactcTGAGGTAAGATGTTTGTAA
- the wdr95 gene encoding cilia- and flagella-associated protein 337 isoform X1 — translation MPLGRKTRPTSAGAKLETQNKFSILAEYGSVRGPGILNQKTGMGYRQQTARMPKSGLIPRKIGSTERSQKLPDWLERELLRREPRRHSLALGDSADLSTRRRYKQDPISKLYELKMEHVVTLGNLKNLKQAFDEFAKAGINKLDYPQFHSVVKACAGLHVIKDTQIRQLFMKIDYTCDGKIEWHEFCTYMYLENKEKEETMRRSKMAAFMLPAKIKNLCRGEPVIEVQITPDGTVVTVREDGLVNYWSSTLQLKNNKNVFPKRPAGRTRKRATDFALMTEYNKLIIATGTREIQIYDFSSLEPWCQISALETVPLNLDYCCTGPDECLILYGDTEGCVNIILMTSVGETLRLWKNLPQLENMPNISLDHAVQYPDVTYMRWKIHQDWVSKVKYIHSIPAIMSASNHEDSALVMGCLLPSIDLHQRMNDISEEERFKKITLGKTQRRPACDQTVFAVRKGVMAFDFSKSENLLVTGGMDKLLRLWSPYMHERPTAILKGHTAPIAYLCIASEDGHIFSVSRDNTAKIWHIRDKACLFTANPQESQIQRELSACRYSPAVKGLYIATDSLALLSMQKKSQHTGIVSHSEPVMCCGYSEEFRQVVSCSEGSVVKVWDLDTGAHVFEYGCAHGQSAISCLAFDSRGRRLVTGGRDGCLKMWNFNNGRCIKIFSKDGKQEEICDCSFVTLHRSAFVISVGWGHRIDIYSDSIEETRFNQKPKPSWPQDVREGHKDDILCIAHCAPHLLATGSDDGEVIVWNVVSGRILCRFQTPQSPDPTRTFVKKAGVLSLIFLKTRAFVTEMSSSAWLISSGSQGSVNFWSVLIGGKFISSFQASHLKQEIVKLALLQDDSLLFTADHAGYISVYNVKKYALQPEAKPPQRVNFWRAHISSITGLKIIENDQFLLTSSVDCSVRLWNIHGDFIGTFGQTEIWNIYNPSSWKHPSVPHEVLVDPLSMPSHPIMEEEISLPDLHNLGINENVNSEVRCL, via the exons ATGCCGCTAGGAAGAAAAACACGGCCCACGTCTGCCGGAGCCAAACTTGAGACGCAGAACAAGTTCAG TATTTTGGCAGAATATGGATCAGTGCGTGGACCTGGTATACTGAACCAGAAGACAGGTATGGGGTATAGACAACAGACCGCAAGGATGCCCAAAAGTGGTCTGATTCCCAGAAAAATTGGCTCTACTGAGAGGAGCCAAAAGCTTCCTGATTGGCTGGAGAGAGAGCTTTTGAGGCGAGAACCCAGGCGACACTCTCTTGCCCTGGGAGACAGTGCTGACCTCAGCACGCGACGACGCTACAAACAAGATCCTATCTCCAAACTCTATGAACTCAAG ATGGAGCATGTGGTGACTCTTGGCAATCTTAAGAATCTTAAACAGGCTTTTGAT GAGTTTGCAAAGGCCGGCATCAACAAACTTGATTACCCACAATTCCATTCTGTTGTAAAAGCATGTGCGGGTTTACATGTCATT AAAGATACTCAAATTCGGCAACTTTTCATGAAGATTGATTACACTTGTGATGGCAAGATCGAGTGG cATGAATTTTGCACGTACATGTACCTTGAGAACAAAGAAAAAGAGGAGACAATGCGTCGCAGTAAGATGGCGGCTTTCATGTTGCCGGCTAAAATTAAGAATCTGTGTCGTGGAGAACCTGTTATTGAGGTTCAGATCACTCCTGATGGCACCGTTGTCACCGTCAGAGAAGATGGGCTTGTCAACTACTGGAGCTCTACGCTTCAGCTGAAGAACAATAAGAATGTGTTT CCTAAGAGACCTGCCGGTCGAACGCGAAAACGAGCCACTGATTTTGCCCTCATGACAGAGTACAATAAACTGATTATTGCAACAGG AACCAGAGAGATTCAGATATACGACTTCTCCTCTTTGGAGCCTTGGTGTCAGATAAGTGCACTGGAAACCGTGCCTTTAAATCTGGATTACTG CTGTACTGGCCCAGATGAATGTCTCATTTTATACGGGGACACTGAG GGCTGTGTGAACATCATCCTAATGACGTCGGTCGGGGAGACGCTCAG GTTGTGGAAAAACTTACCGCAGTTGGAGAACATGCCAAACATCAGCCTTGATCATGCAGTTCAATATCCAGATGTAACATACATGAGATGGAAAATCCACCAAGACTGGGTGTCCAAG GTGAAATACATTCACAGCATTCCTGCCATCATGTCTGCATCCAACCATGAAGACTCCGCCCTTGTTATgg GATGCCTTCTACCATCAATCGACCTTCACCAAAGAATGAATGACATCTCTGAAGaagaaagatttaaaaaaattacacttgGCAAAACACAGCGGAGGCCAGCCTGCGACCAAACGGTCTTCGCTGTTCGTAAAGGAGTCATGGCCTTTGACTTTAGTAAAAGTGAAAACCTTTTGGTCACTGGTGGAATGGACAAGCTGTTGCGTTTGTGGAGCCCATACATGCATGA GAGGCCAACAGCAATTTTAAAAGGTCACACAGCACCTATTGCTTACCTCTGTATTGCCTCAGAAGACGGACACATTTTCTCGGTGTCCAGAGACAACACTGCCAAG ATATGGCATATTCGGGATAAAGCATGCCTATTCACCGCAAATCCGCAAGAAAGTCAAATACAAAGAGAATTGTCAGCATGCCGCTATTCTCCAGCCGTGAAGGGTCTTTACATTGCCACGGATTCCCTTGCTTTGCTTTCCATGCAGAAAAA ATCGCAACATACAGGCATTGTGTCCCATAGTGAGCCAGTGATGTGCTGTGGATACAGTGAGGAGTTCAGGCAGGTGGTGAGCTGCTCAGAGGGATCG GTTGTCAAAGTCTGGGACCTGGACACTGGAGCTCATGTGTTTGAATATGGATGTGCACACGGACAGTCTGCTATTTCCTGTTTGGCATTTGACAGTAGAGGAAGGAG GCTAGTGACTGGTGGAAGAGACGGCTGCCTCAAAATGTGGAACTTTAACAACGGACGGTGCATAAAGATCTTCAGTAAAG ATGGAAAACAAGAGGAAATTTGCGATTGCTCTTTTGTCACATTGCACCGGAGCGC GTTTGTGATTTCTGTTGGATGGGGCCACAGGATTGACATTTACTCT GACTCCATAGAAGAAACTCGGTTCAACCAGAAACCAAAACCTTCCTGGCCGCAGGATGTG AGAGAAGGACACAAAGACGACATTTTATGTATTGCTCACTGTGCACCCCATCTCCTGGCCACTGGTAGCGATGATGGCGAGGTTATCGTGTGGAATGTGGTGTCTGGACGAATACTGTGTCGCTTCCAGACTCCTCAGTCTCCAGACCCTACCCGTACTTTTG TAAAGAAGGCAGGCGTCCTGAGCCTTATTTTCCTAAAGACCCGGGCATTTGTCACTGAAATGTCTTCCTCTGCCTGGCTCATATCTTCAGGGTCTCAAG GTTCTGTTAACTTCTGGAGCGTTTTGATTGGCGGAAAGTTCATTTCATCTTTTCAAGCC TCCCACTTGAAGCAGGAGATCGTGAAACTTGCTTTATTACAAGACGACAGTTTGCTTTTCACAGCTGATCATGCGGGATACATTTCAGTTTACAATGTCAAGAAATACGCTCTGCAGCCTGAAGCAAAACCCCCTCAAA GGGTGAACTTCTGGCGAGCACACATCAGCAGTATCACTGG cttaaagatAATTGAGAACGACCAGTTTCTGCTCACATCTTCAGTGGACTGCTCGGTACGACTGTGGAACATCCATGGGGATTTTATAG GTACATTCGGTCAAACAGAAATTTGGAACATATACAACCCATCTTCCTGGAAGCACCCATCCGTTCCCCATGAGGTTCTTGTAGATCCATTAAGCATGCCATCTCATCCCATAATGGAGGAAGAGATCAGCCTGCCGGATCTTCATAACTTGGggataaatgaaaatgtaaactcTGAGGTAAGATGTTTGTAA